The nucleotide window CGCCGCCGCCGCGCTGATAATGGGCTTTGCCGTTACGCGAGCCCATGCCCAGACCGCGGCGGAGGACACGGCGCGGCGTGCGCGCCTGGCGCTCGAGGGGCTCGACATCGGATCGGCGCGCGGCGCCGGCGGCGATCCGCAGACCTCGGTGGCGCAGTCGGTGACCTCGGCCAAGCCTTCGGCCAACCTCAACACCTCGATCCAGGATTCGCTCGGACCCTATGGCGACCCCTACGGTGTGCGCTCGTTCCTGAAGACGAAGGGCATCGAGTACAGCCTCACCTATATCGGCGAGAGCTTCGGCAACGCGACCGGCGGGGCGCGGCGCGGCGCGATCTACGAGGGCCGCCTCGACGTCCAGTTCGATGCCGATCTCGACACGCTGCTCGGCTGGCAGGGGGCGGCCTTCCACACCAACCTCTACCTCATCCACGGCACCGGCCTGTCGCGCTACTACGTCAACAACTTCATCACGGTGAGCGCCATCGAAGCGCTGCCGTCCTCGCGGCTCTACGAACTCTGGATCGAGCAGAAGCTCTTCGACGGGCAGTTCGGGCTCAAGGTCGGGCAGATCGCCGCCGATACCGAATTCGCGGTGAGCCAGACCGGCACGCTGTTCATCAACTCCACCTTCGGCTGGCCCAACATCATGGCCGAGGTGCTGCCGAGCGGCGGTCCGATCTATCCGCTGGCGGTGCCGGCGATCCGGGCGAAATACGTGCCGAACCAGAATTTCTCGCTGCAGGTCGGCATCTTCGACGGCGATCCGGCCGGGCCGAACCCGAGCGATCTCGATCCGCAGCGTCGCAACCGCACCGGCACGAATTTCCGCACCGGCGATCCCGCCCTGGTCATCGCCGAGGCCGCCTACGCGTACAATATCGCGCAGGGCGATGTCGGCGATCCGGGCACGGTGACCCTGGGCGGCTGGCACCATTTCGGCCGGTTCAACAGCCAGCGCTTCGACAATGCCGGTCGCTCGCTGGCCGATCCGTCCACCACCGGAATCGCCCGGCGCTTTCGCGGC belongs to Methylobacterium sp. 77 and includes:
- a CDS encoding carbohydrate porin, translated to MMRRSFRLATAAAALIMGFAVTRAHAQTAAEDTARRARLALEGLDIGSARGAGGDPQTSVAQSVTSAKPSANLNTSIQDSLGPYGDPYGVRSFLKTKGIEYSLTYIGESFGNATGGARRGAIYEGRLDVQFDADLDTLLGWQGAAFHTNLYLIHGTGLSRYYVNNFITVSAIEALPSSRLYELWIEQKLFDGQFGLKVGQIAADTEFAVSQTGTLFINSTFGWPNIMAEVLPSGGPIYPLAVPAIRAKYVPNQNFSLQVGIFDGDPAGPNPSDLDPQRRNRTGTNFRTGDPALVIAEAAYAYNIAQGDVGDPGTVTLGGWHHFGRFNSQRFDNAGRSLADPSTTGIARRFRGDSGLYGIIDQTIYREPDDPNDGASVFVRLSGSPSDRNIVDFYTDAGIAYKGLFKGRSDDTIGIAFALARISDSARGFDTDTILLGGGSGPRRSSEAVVEATYQAVLGPGVTVQPDIQYIFRPSGGVPNPRVPDGARIKNAAVFGLRATVRY